In one window of Miscanthus floridulus cultivar M001 chromosome 12, ASM1932011v1, whole genome shotgun sequence DNA:
- the LOC136495538 gene encoding putative disease resistance protein At3g14460 produces MSHLINLRHLLANKDLHCKIAEVGKLKFLQELRKFEVRKDVTGFELHELSELTELTGSLSICNLENVKTKRDADTAKLILKGKLDKLKLVRNSQWPNRDPTVEDVLESLRPHPNLRELCIKDHGGSTCPYWLRTQRSIKMLKSLHLHGISWKTLPPFGQMSDLMELKMENISSMHQFGGTEFGQITDGSFQKLMVLKIADMPQLEKWVGAGALHLFHQLKKLAISNCPKLSELPFSHCITSSTEDSNKTWFPNFRELVIEACPQLSLPPLPHTSTTDLVRVKTTNGYFSYNRNELVIDAYNGALSFHSMHKLEELYVCKTSLSLTGLQNLTSLRKLDIKKRTVKASQLSRRSFLLGDI; encoded by the exons ATGAGCCATCTTATCAATTTGCGTCATCTTCTTGCTAACAAAGATCTGCACTGCAAAATTGCTGAGGTCGGTAAACTGAAATTTTTACAAGAGTTGAGAAAATTCGAAGTTAGAAAAGATGTAACTGGATTTGAGCTACATGAGTTGTCAGAGCTGACAGAGCTCACAGGGTCACTAAGCATATGCAATCTTGAAAATGTCAAAACAAAGAGAGATGCTGATACAGCTAAACTAATTTTGAAAGGGAAGCTTGATAAGTTGAAACTAGTCCGGAACAGTCAGTGGCCTAACAGGGATCCAACAGTGGAAGATGTTCTTGAGAGTCTTAGGCCACATCCGAATCTTAGAGAGCTGTGCATTAAAGATCATGGAGGATCAACATGTCCATATTGGTTGCGTACTCAGAGATCCATTAAAATGTTGAAATCCCTCCATCTACATGGTATTTCTTGGAAAACTCTTCCACCTTTTGGGCAAATGTCAGATCTCATGGAGCTCAAAATGGAGAACATTTCTTCAATGCATCAGTTTGGAGGAACAGAATTCGGACAAATCACTGATGGAAGCTTCCAAAAGTTAATGGTGCTTAAGATTGCTGATATGCCACAACTTGAAAAATGGGTTGGAGCAGGTGCTCTGCATTTGTTTCATCAGCTTAAAAAACTTGCTATTTCAAATTGCCCAAAACTTAGTGAACTGCCATTCTCACATTGCATTACCTCCTCTACAGAAGATTCTAACAAGACTTGGTTTCCCAATTTTCGTGAGCTTGTGATAGAGGCCTGCCCACAGTTGTCTCTACCTCCCCTTCCACATACTTCTACAACAGATCTTGTTAGAGTCAAAACTACAAATGGCTACTTCTCTTATAATAGGAATGAGTTGGTGATTGATGCATACAATGGAGCTCTGTCATTCCACAGTATGCATAAACTAGAAGAGCTATATGTTTGCAAGACCTCACTTTCATTGACAGGTCTCCAAAATCTAACTTCCTTGAGGAAATTGGATATAAA GAAAAGAACTGTCAAAGCTTCTCAACTGTCTCGCCGATCTTTCCTACTTGGAGATATCTGA